AAActctgcaaaatagcagttttcataaaacgtgttatttagaggctaaaacgaacgttttgcacaattttgcactgggactgtaattttaacttttttaaaaattggtcatgataaacgtttttgtggtttttactggaaaactgctgcaaacactgcaaaatagcagttttcataaaacgtgttatttagaggctaaaacgaacgttttgcacaattttccactggcactgtaattttaacttttttaaaaatttgtcatgataaacgtttttgcggtttttaatGGAAAACTGCtgaaaacactgcaaaatagcagttttcataaaacgtgttatttagaggctaaaacgaacgttttgcacaattttgcactggcactgtaattttaacttttttaaaaattggtcatgataaacgtttttgctgtttttagtggaaaactgctgcaaacactgcaaaatagcagttttcataaaacgtgttatttagaggctaaaacgaacgttttgcacaattttgcactggcactgtaattttaacttttttaaaattggtcatgataaacgtttttgctgtttttactggaaaactgctgcaaacactgcaaaatagcagttttcataaaacgtgttatttagaggctaaaacgaacgttttgcacaattttgcactggcactgtaattttaacttttttaaaaattggtcatgataaacgtttttgctgtttttactggaaaactgctgcaaacactgcaaaatagcagttttcataaaacgtgttatttagaggctaaaacgaacgttttttgcaattttgcactggcactgtaattttaattttttaaaaattggtcatgataaacgtttttgctgtttttactggaaaactgctgcaaacactgcaaaatagcagttttcataaaacgtgttatttagaggctaaaacgaacgttttgcacaattttgcactggcattttaacttttttaaaaattggtcatgataaacgtttttgctgtttttactggaaaactgctgcaaacactgcaaaatagcagttttcataaaacgtgttatttagaggctaaaacgaacgttttgcacaattttgcactggcactgtaattttaacttttttaaaaattggtcatgataaacgtttttgctgtttttactggaaaactgctgcaaacactgcaaaatagcagttttcataaaacgtgttatttagaggctaaaacgaacgttttgcacaattttgcactggcactgtaattttaacttttttaaaaattggtcatgataaacgtttttgctgtttttactggaaaactgctgcaaacactgcaaaatagcagttttcataaaacgtgttatttagaggctaaaacgaacgttttgcacaattttgcactggcactgtaattttaacttttttaaaaattggtcatgataaacgtttttgctgtttttactggaaaactgctgcaaacactgcaaaatagcagttttcataaaacgtgttatttagaggctaaaacgaacgttttgcacaattttgcactggcactgtaattttaacttttttaaaaattggtcatgataaacgtttttgctgtttttactggaaaactgctgcaaacactgcaaaatagcagtttcataaaacgtgttatttagaggctaaaacgaacgttttgcacaattttgcactggcactgtaattttaacttttttaaaaattggtcatgataaacgtttttgctgtttttactggaaaactgctgcaaacactgcaaaatagcagttttcataaaacgtgttatttagaggctaaaacgaacgttttgcacaattttgcactggcactgtaattttaacttttttaaaaattggtcatgataaacgtttttgctgtttttactggaaaactgctgcaaacactgcaaaatagcagttttcataaaacgtgttatttagaggctaaaacgaacgttttgcacaattttgcactggcactgtaattttaacttttttaaaaattggtcatgataaacgtttttgctgtttttactggaaaactgctgcaaacactgcaaaatagcagttttcataaaacgtgttatttagaggctaaaacgaacgttttgcacaattttgcactggcactgtaattttaacttttttaaaaattggtcatgataaacgtttttgctgtttttactggaaaactgctgcaaacactgcaaaatagcagttttcataaaacgtgttatttagaggctaaaacgaacgttttgcacaattttgcactggcactgtaattttaacttttttaaaaattggtcatgataaacgtttttgctgtttttactggaaaactgctgcaaacactgcaaaatagcagttttcataaaacgtgttatttagaggctaaaacgaacgttttgcacaattttgcactggcactgtaattttaacttttttaaaaattggtcatgataaacgtttttgctgtttttactggaaaactgctgcaaacactgcaaaatagcagttttcataaaacgtgttatttagaggctaaaacgaacgttttgcacaattttgcactggcactgtaattttaactttttaaaaattggtcatgataaacgtttttgctgtttttactggaaaactgctgcaaacactgcaaaatagcagttttcataaaacgtgttatttagaggctaaaacgaacgttttgcacaattttgcactggcactgtaattttaacttttttaaaaattggtcatgataaacgtttttgctgtttttactggaaaactgctgcaaacactgcaaaatagcagttttaaaaaacgtgttatttagaggctaaaacgaacgttttgcacaattttgcactggcactgtaattttaacttttttaaaaattggtcatgataaacgtttttgctgtttttactggaaaactgctgcaaacactgcaaaatagcagttttcataaaacgtgttatttagaggctaaaacgaacgttttgcacaattttgcactggcactgtaattttaacttttttttaaaattggtcatgataaacgtttttgctgtttttactggaaaactgctgcaaacactgcaaaatagcagttttcataaaacgtgttatttagaggctaaaacgaacgttttgcacaattttgcactggcactgtaattttaacttttttaaaattggtcatgataaacgtttttgctgtttttactggaaaactgctgcaaacactgcaaaatagcagttttcataaaacgtgttatttagaggctaaaacgaacgttttgcacaattttgcactggcactgtaattttaactttttaaaaattggtcatgataaacgtttttgctgtttttactggaaaactgctgcaaacactgcaaaatagcagttttcataaaacgtgttatttagaggctaaaacgaacgttttgcacaattttgcactggcactgtaattttaacttttttaaaaattggtcatgataaacgtttttgctgtttttactggaaaactgctgcaaacactgcaaaatagcagtttcataaaacgtgttatttagaggctaaaacgaacgttttgcacaattttgcactggcactgtaattttaacttttttaaaaattggtcatgataaacgtttttgctgtttttactggaaaactgctgcaaacactgcaaaatagcagtttttataaaacgtgttatttagaggctaaaacgaacgttttgcacaattttgcactggcactgtaattttaacttttttaaaaattggtcatgataaacatttttgctgtttttactggaaaactgctgcaaacactgcaaaatagcagttttcataaaacgtgttatttagaggctaaaacgaacgttttgcacaattttgcactggcactgtaattttaaacaCGTGGGCGCGCTATAAAAGGACACAAGCTCCTCCCACCAAATTCGAATTCTGCCcaaaatccaatatggcggacgatGAGACGAACAACGGATAGCCTTCCTTTGAAAGGTTTCTCTTTTTGAAGTCACgaaattaattaaaatcaaaCATCAAGAAGACAAAAATATGTGTGATAACGTGTATTTCACTCTTAAGCGACGATGTGTCGCGTTTTTGTTCGAAAGAATGGCATTTGAGCTGGTAGAATTtgaattgaccgccattttggtcaCTTTTTGTGTCCAAACTATCTCCAGGTTATCCCTGTCAGATTCTTGGAGCCCGCAATTTCAATCTACATATGTCCAGCTGTTGTGAATATGCTGTTTATgcgttgtttttcaaaataatatatagatttagccaagcctaaaagcggagctcccggcttgtttattcttactggctgtaggattagtgaaaatgaaaggctttggaactgtccgccttttggttttcccggaaattgcttaattatgtcattttcttcgctgcctaactagtgaattcctcggttaatttcacccgaaaaaccgactgatcgcataaatcacgaagggatgagtgtgttatcggtttttccagcgatatctactgttgaattcaccagttaggcaattatttttcttgaatcgcaagagtttgaaaagaaaacaagcaaatcctcagcaagcgaacggaaaaggaaagaggccatttcagagtcgaccgtcaaacaaaagccagcgaataggaatcacgctaaaattagaaatcacagacgtactatagctcgtgatatgacagatcgtactttatttattccactttatctctgaaaatgagatcatttacattttgatgtacttcattaaaacacgccagcttggcttagaaccagaatcggctagaaaggacaaacttcaaacaagatctccaacaaattacctgtacgtgctctaaacaaacttctgaaaacacaagctggtaatatttctccttactttttgcgagaactctgTGCGATTatatgtgtagaacacaagtgcaaaattttcttgtcactgtcgaggcacatcaaaaacaattaggcaagcggagtaaaaacttcttgttcgctcgcatttcaaagccaaacaaaccagcaaaaggtcgattatttctgtccgagaAAAGTAcacatgattgttatttaattccagttaaaaataaaaattcgagtttcattcctgagcaaaggaaaaaacgactaaacaactttttagaaatatgcatccagttgaaataactcatccgtagaaatgacaaacggtttagtgtccaagaaaaaaatttgtggagtaacttcttccaccaactttaagctattactggtgtaccgttttgtcgttctcgttctctttctctcctctttcgtttctgctcttctgtcataggccgtccaggcatcttgcaaccttagtagattcaaaattaaaaatcttaacacataccaaaaactgcaattcagagcaaaaagcagcccaaaacaaattaaaaataaacactcagctttaagtttatatcgctccaatgcttgacttgaataactacgtagccaccagtgtgtcctgaccacagctatattatgttaaacctggactgaaaccagcgaaaaatgcaacaaaaatatattttccaaaccgtacctgaacacgaaaagcatcgactgtcaagagctttgctgatgtagcatggctgcgtagccgcgtcgagccacagaaagagcgcgaaaatggcttgagcctgcgatccaatcagcaaccagtccctgggcagcggtgaacttcaaaaaaaacagctgaactCGATAAtatctatcttgagcccgctatatggtcacgtgatactggtcagcggataccttgttttgacatgtgttaattgaccataacattgatgtgcaatatcaaagatatatgctgtaatctagttagtgtcaaatggagtattgcctcctggatgagctctaaacttgagcccgtgatatggttacgtgtactggtcacattggcatacatgaaggggcggacggacgtacgtacgtacgtacggacgttcatgacgtcatggccaaattttctcacatcgatgggttaccatattttcttaagtatggtgctccgcgcgcgcgcgccttcggcgcgcgcggagctccgctattaatatTTGGCGGTCTGTTGGTGCTGCCGGTTGATGTGTTCTTCTTGACGAGTTCTTTTCCCAGGCGGTTTGCTTAAGTTTATTTCAGTTGTAAATTAATAATGTTAGGCTCTTTTCCTCCggagaagaaaattaaaatagagAGGAACAAGCGAACAAATGCAAGCAGAGATCCTGAGAAACGCAACCCTCACTTTAGTCTCACTGTCGAGGTGAAGAATGGGAATGAAAGCCGATTGGAAGATATTCGAGGCAGGCTAAACAATGCCAAAGCGCTTCTGGGGATCGATAGAAAGACTAGTTCAACACAAAACGCTGATCTTCTAGAAGCTCTTCTATCTTATTTTGAACTTATGAAGGCGTCAGTAGCCTCTTCATCCAACACAGTTCTCACAACTGTGGAGTCTTCGCAAGCAACACCTGTAACACCTGTACGGGCGAGTTCAATTCAAGCAACGAGTGACAAAAAGCCTCGGAAAAGGCAAATTTATGTCGATTCTGTAGTGGATGACCCATATTTTATATGCACTGGGAAAGGTCTAACAGCTTTGGTCAAATATTTCGCTGAGAACCCCAAGTGCGAATTTTGCTATGAGGAATATCAGTGGTCTAGGATGAACATGTCGAGGCAAGGCCATGTCTGTCGTTTGGAAGTGCCTTGCTTCAATGCGGATTCTGTCCTTTGGCTCAGTTCTGGTGTACTTGGGCATCCCGCCAAGTATGTTGCAAACGTACGGTTAGTTGGTTCTTTGCATATTTGTTTTATTACTTGCTCATTTACCCCCGAATTCCAGTACGAGTCTCCATTTCAGCTATATATGGTATCCTATACCTACAGTACTGTCAGTAGAGTCCCCTAACCCTTAGCCAGCATTGCCCCATATAAAATACCTTTTACCAGAAGTGATAGTTTCCATGAACGTTTCCAGTCACAAACTGGTTTGAGTATTTTTGCTTGAAGTCATTACTGTCAACATATTTAGTGCACTCtaatctttgtttttatttttttataggATGGTTCATGCATTCACTTGCACTGGCCTTACTGAAACCCAGTACCATAGCTTCGGTGAGGCAGCTGGAATTGGTTCAGTTATGGACAAAACTATAGATACAAGTTAGTGGATTGTCACCTATATTgcagttttagtatatactagtTATGGTGGTGGTTTTCCTACCTGTTATCAGGATATTGCCTAACCTGGTTCTGCGATATAAATATTCAAGATCATCGTCtgctttttatattttttgtcaTTTACTGCAAAAActggttatttttttaaaaaaaaaaaaagaacaatttaatgAAAAAGTAATGTATTTTATTTATGCCTAGTATACCAAAACGATGGGTTTGGTTACATGGCCATTGTTCAAGAGCAAGCCCTGAAATCTATGCAAGAAGCAAGAAATGAAGTTCAGGGAACACCACATTATATGGCAAATGGTGATGTATGTAATAATTTGTTCTCAGATATGGCACTGAACACAAGGATCTTGACATGCAATTCACATGAATCTGTCTTTTCCCCAGTGCATTATAACAGATGCAAGACACGACTCCAGTAGAGCTGCTATGCATTCCACTGTATCAGCCATTTCTATGAGGTCAGAACTAAGGGATATTTGCCTTGTTTATCAAAACAATGTGCccttttattaatttataatttgTCTATTGCCCATagtaacaaaagaataatagctGTTTGTAACTGGAGTCGTGTAAACGAGAGAAGTGCTCCAAGCAGGGAAGTGCCCATGACTAAAGAACTTATAACCACCCTCACAGAGGACCAAGGTTTATTTAAATAACATTTCATTTCGTTCTCTTCTTGTTTTTAATTGATCTATTGTCTATCCACGTCTCTATATAAAACTTGgaagtttttcttttccccaTTTGTTGCATGTAGGTTACAATGTCACAGAAGTTGCTCATGACTGTGTCATGGCTCTAAAGACATGGTTCCGAGGAAAGGGCATCAAAAACTCATTTGATACATGGCATGGTAAACATAACGATTGTGCCTTTGTAAGACATCATTCAATGCACTCACGATACAGTTCCAAGAAAATTACATAACAAAGACAATGACCATTAACAACATTGACATTATTCAGCTGCAACTATAACTACATTGCATGCTATGTACCTGCTACTATGTTATGGTCATAAACTGCAATGCTCAGCCTCAATTGTGTTACGTGACATGATACATGATACATGATAGGTACAAAGGGAGTGGCACGGGATATGAAGAAAATATGTAGTGGTGCTCGGCGAGATGAAGGTACCAAATGGTTTACAGAGCTAGCTGACAAAGGTAAGCATGATTAACATGTaaccaaaaagacaaaaaaataatagtataataataattattattaatggaaTAATTTATAATGGAATAATTTataattgttttttattgtCTCAGCCAAGGCCACAAAAACACACTTCTATTGGGCCATGCGAAACAACAATGGTACAGAAGCTGGATTTCAgcaatatttgttaaatattgtgGATCATTACCAGGTAGACTTCACATGCCATTACTTGTGGTGTTtatcacaataattattccttTTCTGGTTAACAGTACATATACGGTATGTACATCCGGAGAAATGTTTTGTGCAAAAGGCACTTCCAATCAAATCACTACAATAGTGACTCTTACTCTTGCTTCTGTTTCACGTGTTAGGTTTTTTCCCAGTGTTGCCTGGAAACGTACTGAATTATTTTGTGTACATTTTTTCTACAAATTTTCCATTATTCTTGTTGACCACAGGGAAAGCACGACCTTTGCAACCAAGATTCGCGGTGCAAACACGAAGGATATGTCTGCTCCAAGAAGCAAATAACAAACCTGGAAGCTGCA
The sequence above is drawn from the Montipora capricornis isolate CH-2021 unplaced genomic scaffold, ASM3666992v2 scaffold_349, whole genome shotgun sequence genome and encodes:
- the LOC138035263 gene encoding uncharacterized protein isoform X1, translated to MLGSFPPEKKIKIERNKRTNASRDPEKRNPHFSLTVEVKNGNESRLEDIRGRLNNAKALLGIDRKTSSTQNADLLEALLSYFELMKASVASSSNTVLTTVESSQATPVTPVRASSIQATSDKKPRKRQIYVDSVVDDPYFICTGKGLTALVKYFAENPKCEFCYEEYQWSRMNMSRQGHVCRLEVPCFNADSVLWLSSGVLGHPAKYVANVRMVHAFTCTGLTETQYHSFGEAAGIGSVMDKTIDTIYQNDGFGYMAIVQEQALKSMQEARNEVQGTPHYMANGDCIITDARHDSSRAAMHSTVSAISMSNKRIIAVCNWSRVNERSAPSREVPMTKELITTLTEDQGYNVTEVAHDCVMALKTWFRGKGIKNSFDTWHGTKGVARDMKKICSGARRDEGTKWFTELADKAKATKTHFYWAMRNNNGTEAGFQQYLLNIVDHYQGKHDLCNQDSRCKHEGYVCSKKQITNLEAAQAYRTAIMKTTIYKNPADYLLCRDTFYIESFHVVILIYAPKRIHFGDQTYMMRVSLAVLDWNENVGRDVYSVQYYQHSRHPGRMAPTRILRPKTFLFREAVWTSLFERNKISAAPLPL
- the LOC138035263 gene encoding uncharacterized protein isoform X2, which translates into the protein MLGSFPPEKKIKIERNKRTNASRDPEKRNPHFSLTVEVKNGNESRLEDIRGRLNNAKALLGIDRKTSSTQNADLLEALLSYFELMKASVASSSNTVLTTVESSQATPVTPVRASSIQATSDKKPRKRQIYVDSVVDDPYFICTGKGLTALVKYFAENPKCEFCYEEYQWSRMNMSRQGHVCRLEVPCFNADSVLWLSSGVLGHPAKYVANVRMVHAFTCTGLTETQYHSFGEAAGIGSVMDKTIDTIYQNDGFGYMAIVQEQALKSMQEARNEVQGTPHYMANGDCIITDARHDSSRAAMHSTVSAISMSNKRIIAVCNWSRVNERSAPSREVPMTKELITTLTEDQGYNVTEVAHDCVMALKTWFRGKGIKNSFDTWHGTKGVARDMKKICSGARRDEGTKWFTELADKAKATKTHFYWAMRNNNGTEAGFQQYLLNIVDHYQGKHDLCNQDSRCKHEGYVCSKKQITNLEAAQAYRTAIMKTTIYKNPADYLLCRDTFYIESFHVVILIYAPKRIHFGDQTYMMRVSLAVLDWILIY
- the LOC138035263 gene encoding uncharacterized protein isoform X3 gives rise to the protein MSVVWKCLASMRILSFGSVLVYLGIPPSMLQTMVHAFTCTGLTETQYHSFGEAAGIGSVMDKTIDTIYQNDGFGYMAIVQEQALKSMQEARNEVQGTPHYMANGDCIITDARHDSSRAAMHSTVSAISMSNKRIIAVCNWSRVNERSAPSREVPMTKELITTLTEDQGYNVTEVAHDCVMALKTWFRGKGIKNSFDTWHGTKGVARDMKKICSGARRDEGTKWFTELADKAKATKTHFYWAMRNNNGTEAGFQQYLLNIVDHYQGKHDLCNQDSRCKHEGYVCSKKQITNLEAAQAYRTAIMKTTIYKNPADYLLCRDTFYIESFHVVILIYAPKRIHFGDQTYMMRVSLAVLDWNENVGRDVYSVQYYQHSRHPGRMAPTRILRPKTFLFREAVWTSLFERNKISAAPLPL